In Thermospira aquatica, the following proteins share a genomic window:
- a CDS encoding thiamine pyrophosphate-dependent enzyme, protein MRVLLSGNEAVARGAYEAGAGIATGYPGTPSSEIIATLVEKYADVVCEWSVNEKVALEVAIGASLKGVRSLVTMKHVGLNVAADPLMTLAFTGVNAGLVIAVADDPGMHSSQNEQDSRHWGKFGFLPILEPSDSQEAKDFVRLGFEISERFEVPLILRLVTRVSHTRTPVWCDEPPSQMPLFSYQKDIRKYVMAPANAIHRHPLAVERFQKLREFSETFSGNIVDSQEMNRRVGILTHGLVYHHVKEVFPDVPVMKIGMYPLPVKKIQDFASSVEELWVVEELDPLIEEEVRSLGISVRRGKGEIPWCGELTPDVLRKAFGLPVEISCLVEEKLPARPPKMCQGCSHIPVFEVLRDMELTVWGDIGCYTLGAFTPYSAMDTCICMGAGAGVEAGFKKAAMRQGEHVRSVGVVGDSTFFHSAMTHVVNAVYNKIPMKLLVLDNHITAMTGHQPNPASRVNAYAQTTPYVDIEKVVRGLGVERVVKVSAYDRERLKAVIEEELIAEGPSVIIVDGVCVIAQPKLNKLWNRGG, encoded by the coding sequence ATGAGAGTTTTGTTATCTGGAAATGAAGCGGTCGCGAGGGGGGCTTATGAGGCAGGCGCCGGTATAGCAACAGGCTATCCCGGTACACCCAGTTCGGAGATTATCGCTACTCTTGTGGAAAAATATGCTGATGTCGTGTGTGAATGGAGTGTGAATGAAAAGGTGGCTCTTGAGGTGGCGATAGGCGCATCTCTTAAAGGAGTACGTTCATTGGTTACCATGAAACATGTAGGCCTTAATGTGGCGGCAGATCCTTTAATGACGCTTGCCTTTACAGGTGTGAATGCTGGGTTGGTGATTGCGGTGGCGGATGATCCGGGGATGCATTCCTCACAGAATGAACAGGATAGTAGACATTGGGGTAAATTTGGGTTTCTTCCCATTCTTGAGCCCTCAGATAGTCAAGAAGCAAAAGATTTTGTGCGTTTAGGGTTTGAGATTTCCGAAAGGTTTGAGGTGCCGTTAATTCTTCGGTTGGTGACTCGTGTGTCACACACCCGTACCCCCGTATGGTGTGATGAACCACCTTCTCAAATGCCCCTGTTCTCTTATCAAAAAGACATTCGGAAATACGTTATGGCGCCGGCTAATGCTATACACAGACATCCCCTTGCTGTGGAGCGATTCCAGAAACTTCGTGAGTTTTCTGAGACCTTTTCAGGCAATATTGTAGATAGCCAGGAAATGAATCGACGGGTTGGGATACTGACCCATGGGCTAGTTTATCACCATGTTAAAGAGGTATTCCCCGATGTACCGGTGATGAAGATAGGCATGTATCCTCTTCCTGTGAAAAAAATTCAGGATTTTGCTAGTTCTGTGGAAGAATTGTGGGTAGTAGAGGAGTTGGATCCTCTTATCGAAGAGGAAGTAAGATCCCTGGGAATCTCTGTAAGAAGAGGAAAGGGGGAGATCCCCTGGTGTGGAGAGCTTACACCGGATGTTCTTCGTAAAGCTTTTGGGCTACCGGTAGAGATCTCGTGTCTTGTGGAGGAAAAACTTCCCGCCCGTCCTCCAAAGATGTGTCAGGGATGCTCTCATATTCCCGTATTTGAGGTTTTGCGGGACATGGAACTTACCGTATGGGGAGATATAGGGTGTTATACTCTTGGGGCTTTTACTCCCTATAGTGCTATGGATACGTGTATATGTATGGGGGCTGGTGCAGGAGTGGAAGCGGGATTCAAAAAGGCTGCAATGAGGCAAGGTGAACATGTTCGTAGCGTTGGTGTGGTGGGGGATTCGACGTTTTTTCATTCGGCAATGACCCACGTGGTCAATGCAGTGTACAACAAGATTCCGATGAAACTGTTGGTTCTGGACAATCATATTACTGCTATGACGGGCCATCAACCAAACCCGGCAAGTCGTGTGAATGCCTATGCTCAGACAACGCCTTATGTGGATATTGAAAAGGTGGTGCGGGGACTGGGAGTGGAACGGGTGGTTAAGGTTTCTGCCTATGATCGGGAAAGGTTAAAAGCAGTTATAGAAGAAGAATTGATAGCCGAGGGACCTTCGGTTATCATTGTGGATGGGGTTTGTGTTATCGCACAGCCAAAGTTAAATAAGTTGTGGAACCGTGGGGGATAA
- a CDS encoding indolepyruvate oxidoreductase subunit beta, whose translation MNVKSVVVCGVGGQGIVLASDVLSEVLFRAGYEVKKNEIHGMSQREGSVVSFVRWGDKVFSPVVSQGEADILMAFEYLEGLRYLPFLKKGGIGLISTQQIEPIPVKTGQMSYPPQRDDLFRCVGQLLMIEAESLSREAGNPRVTNTLFLGVLSCFLPEVEEKHWMEVLASMIKPDYLEVNKKAFSLGKDVGRKFLKEKL comes from the coding sequence ATGAATGTGAAGAGTGTGGTTGTATGTGGTGTTGGCGGACAGGGGATTGTTCTCGCTTCGGATGTTCTTTCAGAAGTCCTTTTTCGTGCTGGTTATGAAGTGAAGAAAAACGAAATACATGGAATGAGTCAGCGTGAGGGTTCTGTGGTGAGTTTTGTTCGGTGGGGCGACAAGGTATTCTCACCTGTGGTGAGTCAGGGCGAAGCGGATATTCTTATGGCTTTTGAGTATCTGGAAGGACTTCGATATCTTCCTTTTCTCAAAAAAGGTGGTATAGGATTGATCAGTACGCAGCAAATTGAACCAATTCCTGTGAAAACAGGGCAGATGTCTTATCCGCCTCAGAGGGATGATCTTTTTCGGTGTGTAGGACAATTGCTCATGATTGAAGCCGAATCATTGTCTCGTGAAGCTGGTAATCCGAGGGTGACCAATACGCTCTTTCTTGGAGTACTCTCGTGTTTTTTACCCGAAGTAGAGGAGAAACACTGGATGGAAGTGCTTGCTTCGATGATTAAACCTGATTATCTCGAGGTAAATAAAAAGGCTT